In one Chitinophaga sancti genomic region, the following are encoded:
- a CDS encoding DUF1328 domain-containing protein: MLRWTVTFLIIALVAALFGFGGIAASAAGIAKIIFFIFLVLLVISLVMGRRSRI, from the coding sequence ATGTTACGCTGGACAGTCACATTCTTAATTATCGCATTAGTTGCCGCTTTGTTCGGTTTTGGTGGTATTGCAGCCAGTGCAGCAGGTATTGCCAAAATTATCTTCTTCATCTTCCTGGTATTGCTGGTGATTTCACTGGTGATGGGCAGAAGAAGCCGCATATAA
- a CDS encoding outer membrane beta-barrel protein gives MKKLLLIAFIAFAFVQSSFSQRFKAGVGAGISIETADYIDTKANFGFTFSPALFFAEAENSSFSVGIPLSLGVNEGYSSDYENYGGVYGGTSIGLMLDVPVIVNFNYGAGALKGGSQKWGFFVGGGYGYHLTTANYYYNYDNNGNYKSTENSTLGVTANAGFRIGTGRRHRHNIEVKFSYMKGLTDYKPDVYGVNCIFNF, from the coding sequence ATGAAAAAACTTTTACTCATTGCTTTTATCGCCTTTGCATTTGTTCAATCGTCTTTTTCCCAACGTTTCAAGGCAGGTGTCGGTGCAGGTATTTCCATCGAAACTGCTGATTACATAGATACCAAAGCGAATTTTGGTTTTACTTTTTCCCCCGCCTTATTTTTTGCAGAAGCAGAAAACAGCTCTTTTTCAGTAGGTATTCCATTGAGCCTCGGGGTCAATGAAGGCTACTCCTCAGATTATGAGAATTACGGGGGCGTGTACGGTGGTACCAGTATAGGATTGATGCTGGATGTACCCGTGATCGTGAACTTCAACTACGGCGCGGGGGCCTTAAAAGGTGGCAGCCAAAAATGGGGCTTCTTCGTGGGTGGCGGTTATGGCTATCACCTGACGACTGCGAATTATTATTATAATTATGATAATAATGGCAATTATAAAAGCACGGAAAACAGTACACTGGGTGTAACCGCCAATGCAGGTTTTCGTATAGGCACGGGCCGTCGCCACAGGCATAACATTGAGGTGAAATTCTCCTATATGAAAGGGCTTACGGATTACAAGCCTGATGTATACGGCGTGAATTGTATTTTCAATTTCTGA